In the SAR86 cluster bacterium genome, TTTATCGTATTTTTCAGACTTTCCTTTAGATTTTTCAATAGGATACTTTTCATCATTTTTTTGAATCTTTTCTATAGAAATCTTTTCTAAATCTATGTCCATTAAATCTACGAACTTAACTAAATAATTAAATATATCGGCAATTTCTTCTTCGATTTGTTTTCTCGTGTCAGGATCATTTATTTCTTTTGTGCCACCATCATTTGACCACTGAAAGATTTCTACAAGTTCTGCAACTTCGACTGAAAGTGCCATAGCAAGATTTTTAGGAGAGTGATATTGTTCCCAATTTCTGTCTTTAGAAAATTTCTTTAGTCTCTCATTAATTTTTTCTAAATTTAATTCTTTTTTATTCATAAAATTAGAATAATTCTCTGTTCAAACTCATTCCACCGTCACAGTTTAAGTTTGAACAGAGAATAAGATTTTTGAATCTCTTATCAAACATCATATAAAACTTCTTGTACTTATCTTTCATTATTATCCAAAAAATATCTCATGAAAAAATCTTCCTGGCATCAAAGTAAATGCACCAGCAATCAAAAGTGCCCCAACGTAGACACCAATCATAGAGTACATATGTGCGAACTTATATCTTTCTATTTTTGTATTTTTAAATTTCTTTATATTCCAAATTGAGTAAATCAATGACCCAATAGTCCATGGTATTAAAAGATGAATTAATGAATATTGACCGGGATTAATTGCTTGAATAAATATTGCTGTCAAAGAAACTATTATTAAAAAAGTTACCCAGATTCGTCCGAGTATTCTATGTTGCTTTGTGCCCTTTTTGGTTAGGAGGATGTAAAGACCAAGTGGAACTGCGAGTAATGCTAACGTTGCATGAGCATAAATTATCTGCATTTTTTATACCGCAATTCTCTGTTCAAACTTACTCCACCGTTACAGACTTAGCGAGGTTTCTCGGCTGATCAATGTCAGTGCCTTTAAGGATGGCAACATGATAAGCAAGTAACTGTAATGGTATCGAGTAAATTAGAGGAGCAATCAGCTCAGGGACTTCAGGCAGTTCAATAAACTTAGTTATGGATTCATCTTCCTGATGAGCTGCTGAGTGTCCAAATACATATAGCTTTCCTCCTCGCGCTCTAACTTCTTCTAGGTTTGATTGAAGTTTTGCAAGCAGATCATCATTAGGAGCAACTGCAACAACAGGCATTTCTGAATCGACAAGAGCCAATGGTCCATGTTTCAGTTCTCCGGCTGGATAGGCTTCCGCATGTATGTAGGAAATTTCTTTAAGTTTTAAGGCACCTTCCATAGCTACTGGATAATGAATACCCCTGCCTAAAAAGAGTGCATGTTCCTTTTGATCAAAATCCTCAGCCATCTCAATAATTTGATCTTCAAGCAACATGACTGAATCCAAAGAATCAGGAAGCGCTCTAAGTGCATTATTTATGGTATTTTCTGCAGCTGAGGATAGGCCATGGTGCCTCCCAAGGATAAGAGTTAACATTAACAAACCGACAAGCTGTGTTGTGAAAGCTTTTGTTGAAGCAACACCAATTTCAGGGCCTGCTTTTGTTAAAAATACTAAATCAGATTCTCTCGCTAAAGAGCTTGAAGGAACATTGCATATACCGAGGCGAGCTAAGTAGCCTGAATCTTTAGCGGCACTTAAACAAGCAAGCGTATCTGCTGTTTCCCCAGACTGAGAAATGGTTATAAACAGAGTATTGGGTGCCACTACTTTATTTCTATATCTAAATTCACTTGCCACTTCTACGCTGCAGGGCAGCCCGGCAAGACCTTCCAGCCAATATTTAGCTACTGTTCCAGCATGAAAGCTGGTTCCACAAGCCACTATCTGAACGGCCTCAACATTTTTAAAAATATCAGGTGCACTAGGCCCAAATATTTCTTCCTGAACACCTGAATCAGTCAATTGTCCTTCTAATAAGCCTTTAATTTTTGACGGCTGCTCATTAATCTCTTTAAGCATGAAGTGCCTATATTCGCCTTTATCAACCGTCTCTCCTAAAGACTTAGCAACTACAACCGGCCTTTCAACCTCTATATCATCTAGATCCCAGTAGCGAATTCCTTCAGAGGTGATTTCCGCAAGATCCCCCTCTTCAAGAAATACAAAATTCTCAGCAAAATCTGCCAAGGCAAGCTGATCTGAGGCTATGAAATTTTCACCATGGCCCATACCGATAACCAAAGGACTTCCTTTTCTGGCTGAAGCCAAAATACCTGGTTCACTCTCACAAACTGCTCCTATAGCGTAAGCCCCTCTTAGATCTTTCACAGCGGCCCTCAATGCCTCGATCAGAGATATTTTATTCTTGTTCATTTTTGCATGAATCAAATGCGCTATAACTTCTGTATCTGTCTCTGACTCAAAAACATAACCTAAAGCTTTTAGTGTGGTTCTAATTTCTTGATGATTCTCAATAATACCGTTGTGAATAACAAAAATATTATTATTTGAATGATGAGGGTGAGCATTTGTCTCTGTTGGCAGGCCATGGGTTGCCCATCTGGTGTGAGCAATACCTGTATTACCATTCACGGGATTTTCAGCAATAGAATTTTGCAACTCTGCCACCTTACCAGTGCTTTTAAATACCTTTATTTGTTCTGTTTCATCAAAGATAGCAAGGCCAGCTGAGTCATATCCTCTATATTCCTGTCGTAAAAGTCCTATCAGAAGCTTATCTACTGACGGTTTGCTAGAAGCTACTCCGATTATTCCACACATAATTTATTTCTTCCTATTCAAATTAACTTGTTTGCCTCTTGCAACAGCAAGTTTACCCTTAGGAACGTCCTTAGTTATAACTGATCCAGCTCCAGTGTAAGAGTTTTCTCCAAGAACTAAAGGCGCAACGAGTGAACTATTAGAGCCTATAAATGTTCCATCTGCAATTATGGTTTTATGTTTATTTTTTCCATCATAGTTACAGGTTATTGTCCCAGCACCTACGTTTACTTCAGTACCGAGTCTTGCGTCACCTAAATAAGTAAGGTGTTTGGCCTTAGAGTTTTTGCCAATATTACTCCTATTAGCCTCCACAAAATTACCAAGTTCAGCCCCTTCAGTTAGCTCACTACCTCCTCTGATTCTTGCAAAAGGACCAATCTTACAGTTTTTTCCAACTAAACTATCTTCTAATACGGTATTGGCATAAATGATGGTGTTATCTTTAATGCTAGAATTAGAAATGTAGCAATTAGGTCCTATATGAACATTTTTTCCAAAGACATTGTTGCCCACAAAAACATTATTGACATCCACAAAAGAGTTTTGTCCTATCTTGATATCCCCCCTTATGTCTATCCTTGAAGTGTCGGCAATAGTGACGCCGCTTTTAAGCAAATCTTCTGCTAATTTTTTCTGACAGGCTCTTTCAAGCTCGTGCAACTCCTTTTTGTCATTAGCGCCACCAACCTCATAGGGGTCGCATAAAGTAGCCACAACATCTACCGAATGATTGTTGGCAATTTCAACCAAATCAGTTAGATAATATTCTTTCGCTGCATTATTATTTTTGATTTTAGAAATAAATTGTTGAAGCAGCCTGGCTTTGATCGCTAAAATTCCAGAATTAACTTCTCTTATTTCTTTTTCCGCTGATGACGCATCCTTATGCTCTATAATCTTTTCGACATTTTTCTTAGAACTACGGATAATTCTGCCGTAACCTGTTGGGTCTTCCTTTGTAAAGGTCAATAACGAAAGTTTTCCTGTTGATGCTGATTTTATAAGCCTGTTTAGTGTATTCTTTTTTACTAAGGGAACGTCGCCGTAAAGAACTACAGCCACAGAATTCTTTCTAATATTAGGCAATGCTTTCTTAACGGCATGAGCTGTTCCCAGCTGATTGTTTTGTTTTACAAAGCAAAGCTTTT is a window encoding:
- the glmU gene encoding bifunctional UDP-N-acetylglucosamine diphosphorylase/glucosamine-1-phosphate N-acetyltransferase GlmU, giving the protein MNIDFIILAAGKGTRMGGDSPKVLASLAGKPMIQHLIDTVDSFPSSKTSIVVGYKSNEVERDLVSKKKLCFVKQNNQLGTAHAVKKALPNIRKNSVAVVLYGDVPLVKKNTLNRLIKSASTGKLSLLTFTKEDPTGYGRIIRSSKKNVEKIIEHKDASSAEKEIREVNSGILAIKARLLQQFISKIKNNNAAKEYYLTDLVEIANNHSVDVVATLCDPYEVGGANDKKELHELERACQKKLAEDLLKSGVTIADTSRIDIRGDIKIGQNSFVDVNNVFVGNNVFGKNVHIGPNCYISNSSIKDNTIIYANTVLEDSLVGKNCKIGPFARIRGGSELTEGAELGNFVEANRSNIGKNSKAKHLTYLGDARLGTEVNVGAGTITCNYDGKNKHKTIIADGTFIGSNSSLVAPLVLGENSYTGAGSVITKDVPKGKLAVARGKQVNLNRKK
- a CDS encoding nucleotide pyrophosphohydrolase, with the translated sequence MNKKELNLEKINERLKKFSKDRNWEQYHSPKNLAMALSVEVAELVEIFQWSNDGGTKEINDPDTRKQIEEEIADIFNYLVKFVDLMDIDLEKISIEKIQKNDEKYPIEKSKGKSEKYDKL
- the glmS gene encoding glutamine--fructose-6-phosphate transaminase (isomerizing); translation: MCGIIGVASSKPSVDKLLIGLLRQEYRGYDSAGLAIFDETEQIKVFKSTGKVAELQNSIAENPVNGNTGIAHTRWATHGLPTETNAHPHHSNNNIFVIHNGIIENHQEIRTTLKALGYVFESETDTEVIAHLIHAKMNKNKISLIEALRAAVKDLRGAYAIGAVCESEPGILASARKGSPLVIGMGHGENFIASDQLALADFAENFVFLEEGDLAEITSEGIRYWDLDDIEVERPVVVAKSLGETVDKGEYRHFMLKEINEQPSKIKGLLEGQLTDSGVQEEIFGPSAPDIFKNVEAVQIVACGTSFHAGTVAKYWLEGLAGLPCSVEVASEFRYRNKVVAPNTLFITISQSGETADTLACLSAAKDSGYLARLGICNVPSSSLARESDLVFLTKAGPEIGVASTKAFTTQLVGLLMLTLILGRHHGLSSAAENTINNALRALPDSLDSVMLLEDQIIEMAEDFDQKEHALFLGRGIHYPVAMEGALKLKEISYIHAEAYPAGELKHGPLALVDSEMPVVAVAPNDDLLAKLQSNLEEVRARGGKLYVFGHSAAHQEDESITKFIELPEVPELIAPLIYSIPLQLLAYHVAILKGTDIDQPRNLAKSVTVE
- a CDS encoding DUF2306 domain-containing protein yields the protein MQIIYAHATLALLAVPLGLYILLTKKGTKQHRILGRIWVTFLIIVSLTAIFIQAINPGQYSLIHLLIPWTIGSLIYSIWNIKKFKNTKIERYKFAHMYSMIGVYVGALLIAGAFTLMPGRFFHEIFFG